One genomic window of Mycteria americana isolate JAX WOST 10 ecotype Jacksonville Zoo and Gardens chromosome Z, USCA_MyAme_1.0, whole genome shotgun sequence includes the following:
- the LOC142402682 gene encoding LOW QUALITY PROTEIN: cryptic protein-like (The sequence of the model RefSeq protein was modified relative to this genomic sequence to represent the inferred CDS: inserted 1 base in 1 codon) — protein MQQPSVRGXGPLPSAQAFLEDLTGVSGCRKMYWGNHVRILFTVTLVWQAVHLGKGREKEEREEDVKSLNATAQKQQPKNEGTIINALSDMNQSYESRKQHNSRAFVPFTGITESKKLNRHCCQNGGTCILGAFCACLKHFTGRYCEHDERRSNCGSIAHGTWVLKGCWLCRCGYGTLNCLSEIMHDNCELKSEKEEITRLYSNGLRLQQTVFALTCLLTVLLELCCWQL, from the exons ATGCAACAGCCTTCAGTGAGGG TTGgacctcttccttctgctcaaGCTTTCCTGGAGGATCTCACGGGTGTTTCAGGCTGCAGGAAAATGTACTGGGGAAATCATGTTAG AATTCTTTTCACTGTGACTCTGGTCTGGCAGGCTGTTCATTTAGGAAAAG GCCGTGAAAAAGAAGAACGTGAAGAAGATGTGAAAAGTCTCAATGccacagcacaaaagcagcagcCCAAGAACGAAGGGACTATTATAAATGCTCTCAGTGACATGAATCAGAGTTACGAAAGCAGAAAGCAACATAATTCCAGGGCATTCGTACCTTTCACTGGGATTACAGAGA GTAAAAAACTGAACAGACACTGCTGCCAAAACGGAGGGACCTGTATCCTAGGGGCTTTCTGTGCCTGCCTAAAGCATTTCACTGGCAGATACTGTGAACATGATGAGCGGCGAAG CAACTGCGGCAGCATTGCCCATGGCACCTGGGTACTGAAGGGCTGTTGGCTGTGTCGGTGCGGCTATGGTACTCTGAACTGTCTCTCAGAAATAATGCACGATAACTGTG aactgaaatcagaaaaggaggaaattacCAGACTATATTCTAATGGGCTAAGATTACAGCAAACAGTGTTTGCACTCACTTGCCTGCTCACTGTTCTcctggagctctgctgctggcagttgtGA